Proteins co-encoded in one Leptospira inadai serovar Lyme str. 10 genomic window:
- a CDS encoding START domain-containing protein produces MFHKIILLLFISFFPFQVFAWDLAKEKNGVTVHTRNVEGSELKEFRGKTKVKASLNSLLALLDDNPSYTTWLKDCKKSEAIKILNPKERYIYILNGVPWPLDDRDFIVHSTFSFDKATGAVTYTLRPANNSIVPEKKGIVRGKIKGYWKFVPKGEEVEVTYQVHSEPGGSIPSSIANFVVVDIPYETLRKMKDKLEEPKYKNAPPFHLLSESAAH; encoded by the coding sequence ATGTTTCATAAAATCATTCTTTTACTATTTATTTCCTTTTTTCCGTTTCAAGTTTTCGCATGGGATTTGGCCAAGGAAAAGAACGGAGTGACCGTTCACACACGGAATGTGGAAGGTTCCGAACTAAAGGAGTTTCGGGGAAAGACGAAAGTCAAAGCGAGTTTGAATTCCTTGCTCGCTCTGCTGGACGACAATCCTTCTTATACGACTTGGTTGAAAGATTGCAAGAAGTCGGAAGCTATAAAAATTCTGAACCCGAAAGAGAGATATATTTATATTTTAAACGGGGTTCCCTGGCCCTTGGACGATCGCGATTTTATAGTTCATTCCACCTTCTCCTTCGACAAAGCAACCGGTGCAGTAACGTATACTCTGAGGCCCGCTAATAATTCTATCGTACCGGAAAAAAAAGGAATCGTCCGAGGTAAAATCAAAGGCTATTGGAAATTCGTTCCGAAGGGAGAGGAAGTCGAGGTTACCTATCAGGTTCATAGCGAACCGGGAGGCAGTATCCCTTCCTCGATCGCTAATTTTGTCGTAGTCGATATCCCGTACGAAACGTTACGCAAAATGAAGGATAAATTGGAGGAACCCAAATATAAAAACGCTCCCCCGTTTCATCTACTCTCGGAATCGGCGGCTCACTAA
- the fliP gene encoding flagellar type III secretion system pore protein FliP (The bacterial flagellar biogenesis protein FliP forms a type III secretion system (T3SS)-type pore required for flagellar assembly.), with translation MWAVGAPIFAVALLFLFSGGELFAQSTAPRIPIPNLGINVNEAKGPRETSLSLMILFLVTILSLAPAIVMSLTSFTKIVIVLDFVRRALSIQNLPPNQVMVGLALFMTFFIMAPTLNIVYEKALTPYMNGKIDTNEFFDKSMVPMREFMIRQIGPNGAKDVALFLKIGKVEKVESFDDVPSYVLIPAFMLSEIKKAFWIGIIIFIPFIVVDLVVASALLSMGLNMLPPVMVSLPFKLILFVLVDGWNLIVYELVRSYK, from the coding sequence ATGTGGGCGGTAGGAGCCCCTATCTTCGCAGTTGCGCTGCTATTTCTTTTTTCCGGTGGGGAACTATTCGCGCAATCCACCGCGCCGAGGATTCCCATCCCGAATCTAGGTATTAACGTGAACGAAGCAAAGGGTCCCAGAGAAACAAGCCTTTCTCTCATGATTCTTTTTCTAGTCACGATCCTCTCATTGGCTCCGGCTATCGTGATGTCTCTGACTTCCTTCACTAAGATCGTGATCGTACTGGACTTTGTTAGGCGAGCCCTCTCCATTCAAAATCTACCTCCTAACCAGGTGATGGTAGGCTTAGCCCTGTTCATGACCTTTTTTATCATGGCTCCCACTTTGAATATCGTCTATGAAAAGGCACTTACTCCGTACATGAACGGAAAGATCGATACGAACGAATTTTTCGATAAATCCATGGTTCCCATGCGAGAATTCATGATTCGTCAGATAGGTCCGAACGGCGCTAAGGACGTGGCTCTTTTTTTAAAGATCGGAAAGGTGGAAAAAGTGGAATCCTTTGACGATGTTCCGAGTTACGTTTTAATTCCCGCCTTTATGCTTTCCGAAATCAAAAAAGCTTTTTGGATCGGAATCATAATCTTCATTCCGTTTATCGTAGTGGATTTGGTGGTCGCTTCGGCGCTATTATCCATGGGTTTAAATATGCTTCCTCCGGTCATGGTGAGTCTTCCTTTTAAACTGATCTTATTCGTCTTAGTGGATGGTTGGAATCTAATCGTCTACGAGCTGGTAAGGAGTTATAAATGA
- the fliN gene encoding flagellar motor switch protein FliN — protein MGEGSLSQEEIDALLAGANETFDPGSMAATGGSKEVAGLSPVDRDLLSDFLSQCFQTAGNTLGAILSKTSSFMNPTTEAKTRKDVEAELKANTLILYSTYSGGLNGRVVFAMGADNAARIANMMMGGFDSGGLDEGQLQTLKDSLTPIMGALQSQIAAKTGGGVNGSPAETRHVTSPAALVLPEGDPIVRTFFNLAIEGLPSFRVQFLLSLSMASDILSLSKRSGGGGGDFGGGGFQGGMGGGGGGAQVGMRSVSFPNLATASGAQGAPNLNLLMDVQMSVTVELGRTKMYIKDILGLGEGSIIELDKLAGEPVDLLVNGKLIAKGEVVVIDENFGVRVTDIVSPADRIKPESGGG, from the coding sequence ATGGGTGAAGGGTCCCTTTCCCAAGAAGAAATAGACGCGCTATTAGCCGGCGCCAATGAAACATTCGATCCAGGAAGCATGGCTGCTACCGGAGGTTCGAAGGAAGTTGCGGGTTTATCGCCTGTCGACAGGGATCTCCTATCGGATTTTCTTTCCCAGTGTTTTCAGACTGCGGGCAACACGTTAGGCGCAATTCTATCGAAAACCTCCAGCTTTATGAATCCTACCACGGAAGCCAAGACTCGGAAAGACGTAGAAGCCGAGTTAAAAGCGAATACGCTGATTTTATATTCAACGTATTCGGGCGGCTTAAACGGTCGGGTCGTATTTGCGATGGGCGCTGATAATGCCGCTCGCATCGCGAATATGATGATGGGCGGTTTCGATTCGGGGGGCTTGGACGAGGGGCAGCTACAGACTCTTAAGGATAGTTTGACTCCTATTATGGGAGCGCTCCAGTCTCAGATCGCTGCCAAGACCGGCGGCGGGGTGAATGGGTCTCCGGCCGAAACGAGGCATGTAACTTCCCCGGCAGCACTTGTTTTACCGGAAGGTGACCCGATCGTTAGGACGTTCTTCAATCTCGCGATCGAAGGCCTTCCTTCCTTTCGGGTCCAATTCCTACTCTCCCTATCAATGGCCAGCGATATTCTATCCTTGTCTAAGCGATCCGGAGGCGGAGGCGGGGATTTTGGCGGAGGCGGCTTTCAGGGCGGAATGGGAGGCGGTGGCGGCGGGGCCCAGGTAGGAATGCGTTCCGTGTCCTTCCCGAATTTGGCCACTGCGAGCGGGGCTCAGGGAGCTCCTAACTTAAATCTTCTCATGGACGTTCAGATGTCCGTGACCGTTGAGCTGGGAAGGACGAAGATGTACATAAAAGACATCTTGGGATTGGGTGAGGGCTCGATTATAGAATTAGATAAGCTTGCCGGTGAACCCGTGGATTTACTCGTAAACGGAAAGTTGATTGCCAAAGGGGAAGTAGTCGTCATCGACGAAAACTTCGGTGTGCGTGTCACGGACATTGTCAGTCCGGCGGATAGGATCAAGCCGGAATCAGGAGGCGGATGA
- the asd gene encoding archaetidylserine decarboxylase (Phosphatidylserine decarboxylase is synthesized as a single chain precursor. Generation of the pyruvoyl active site from a Ser is coupled to cleavage of a Gly-Ser bond between the larger (beta) and smaller (alpha chains). It is an integral membrane protein.), translating to MLATKLFPFLDLDLLKPYFYFLLFIGLYLTIRLRFPQIRFLFLAVKIFSGNMDYKGSRGRLIHSQAFFAGTGSSLLPGAVLGSGLALILAGPGVLLWIWISSFLIMPLRFVSSTLAIRFRIKLESGRYLSGPMYFIEKALRARWLAIAFSLAGLLTVLSMGGAIPMLGVSFIAQQGFDIQGMTVPVLISIIVVFVVLGGIRRIGRVAGYLAPVGLLLFFAGFFLLFGSQLTSFYSFLEVVAKDATSPITLLLGGGFSIARIFSTGTGMFFLSTETGIGKSAGVAGVVRTDHAAKQGLVSMLATFFEGFIVATLVIYALYSFGVRDLEGVLSFLRILVNGPTDLAHIAFFASFLMFAVVAIAGWFYTGEQNARYIFGEKFANAYRILFIVSILGSAYGYLKFGEEVLLQIFGIGFSLALVTAVPVLISLVLLVKVAQTELRKLIEGGAHYEIFKDFYLLLLSILPKNLVSLLFGLLAALRLPRYIMIPILKAFAKAYKINLDEAELGIREYNSLNQFFTRALKAGARIIDSDENALVSPVDAKVTGFGDIHEQVILQAKGVDYNLKELLGGEKYLSRFQNGKYITFYLSPQDYHRIHSPAYGRILGYYYEPGKLFPVNELAVFGIRGLFPKNERLITFLQTEYGLVAVIKVGASNVGRIRVTYDKKIVTNTLIRTPKEEEYKDVSIMIDKGAELGRFEMGSTVILILERDTFDFSDIPVNEKITYGTTVGHFRKKLLQLPR from the coding sequence ATGCTAGCTACAAAACTATTTCCTTTTTTGGATTTGGACCTTCTCAAACCGTATTTTTACTTCCTTCTGTTTATAGGGTTGTACCTCACAATACGATTAAGGTTCCCTCAAATTCGCTTCTTATTTTTGGCAGTGAAAATTTTTTCCGGAAATATGGATTACAAAGGCTCTCGTGGAAGATTAATACATTCCCAGGCATTCTTTGCCGGAACGGGTTCTTCCTTACTTCCGGGCGCGGTTTTGGGATCGGGTCTCGCACTAATTTTGGCCGGCCCCGGTGTCCTGCTCTGGATTTGGATTTCTAGTTTTTTAATCATGCCGCTGCGATTCGTTTCTTCCACACTAGCGATACGCTTTCGGATCAAATTGGAAAGCGGCCGATACTTGTCCGGCCCGATGTATTTTATCGAAAAAGCTCTTCGCGCGAGATGGTTAGCAATCGCGTTTTCTCTAGCAGGGTTGTTGACGGTTCTTTCGATGGGCGGAGCCATCCCGATGTTGGGAGTTTCGTTTATTGCGCAGCAAGGTTTTGATATCCAGGGGATGACCGTCCCCGTGCTTATTTCCATCATCGTCGTCTTTGTCGTTTTGGGAGGAATCCGAAGAATCGGAAGAGTAGCGGGTTATCTCGCGCCTGTCGGATTACTCCTTTTTTTTGCGGGCTTTTTCCTACTTTTCGGGAGTCAACTGACTAGCTTCTATTCTTTTCTTGAAGTGGTGGCGAAGGACGCCACGAGTCCGATCACTTTGTTATTAGGCGGAGGATTTTCGATAGCTCGGATTTTTAGTACGGGAACCGGAATGTTCTTCCTCTCTACGGAGACCGGAATCGGTAAGAGTGCCGGAGTTGCCGGTGTCGTGCGCACCGATCACGCGGCAAAACAAGGTCTCGTTAGCATGCTGGCTACTTTCTTCGAAGGCTTTATCGTCGCTACCTTAGTCATTTATGCGTTGTATTCCTTCGGAGTAAGAGACCTGGAAGGTGTTCTTTCTTTTCTGAGAATTTTAGTTAATGGGCCGACGGATTTGGCTCACATCGCATTCTTTGCATCCTTTCTAATGTTCGCCGTGGTTGCCATTGCCGGCTGGTTTTACACGGGCGAACAAAATGCCCGGTATATTTTTGGAGAAAAGTTCGCCAACGCCTATAGAATTCTATTTATCGTTTCGATTTTAGGATCCGCGTACGGTTACTTAAAATTCGGAGAGGAGGTCCTGCTTCAGATCTTCGGAATCGGGTTTTCTCTGGCGTTAGTGACGGCAGTCCCCGTGTTAATCAGTCTAGTACTACTCGTTAAGGTGGCACAGACCGAGTTAAGAAAATTGATCGAGGGCGGTGCGCATTACGAAATTTTCAAAGACTTCTATTTGCTACTTCTTTCAATCCTCCCAAAAAATTTAGTGTCCCTACTTTTCGGTTTATTAGCGGCACTGCGTCTCCCTCGTTATATCATGATTCCGATTTTAAAGGCGTTTGCAAAGGCATATAAGATTAATTTGGACGAGGCCGAATTAGGAATTCGGGAATACAATTCCTTGAATCAATTCTTCACCCGTGCGCTGAAAGCCGGAGCGCGTATAATCGATTCGGATGAGAATGCTCTCGTCTCACCCGTAGACGCGAAGGTCACGGGGTTCGGAGACATTCACGAGCAAGTAATCCTTCAAGCAAAAGGTGTGGATTACAATCTGAAAGAGTTATTAGGCGGAGAAAAATATTTATCGCGATTTCAAAACGGAAAATACATAACATTTTATCTCTCTCCGCAGGATTACCATAGGATTCATTCCCCGGCATATGGGAGAATTTTAGGATATTATTATGAACCGGGAAAATTATTTCCTGTCAACGAGTTGGCGGTTTTCGGTATTCGCGGCCTTTTTCCTAAGAACGAAAGATTAATCACCTTTCTGCAAACGGAATACGGATTAGTAGCCGTCATAAAGGTCGGGGCATCCAATGTCGGCAGGATTCGAGTAACGTATGATAAGAAAATCGTAACGAACACTTTGATCCGGACTCCAAAGGAAGAGGAATACAAGGACGTTTCGATCATGATAGATAAGGGAGCCGAATTGGGGAGATTCGAAATGGGCTCCACAGTCATTCTGATACTAGAGCGGGATACATTCGATTTTTCCGATATTCCGGTGAATGAAAAGATCACTTACGGAACCACTGTCGGGCATTTCCGAAAAAAACTCCTGCAGTTGCCTAGGTGA
- a CDS encoding DUF971 domain-containing protein produces MALSLKATTPDTIEFDEDSLYIGWKDGVLSKYSLLDLRKRCPCVVCRGGHGGKVGAATGTIREAKLLSFSKVGRYAINLVWGDYHNTGIYSFDSLRLLWEGQEAED; encoded by the coding sequence TTGGCTCTGAGTTTAAAAGCAACCACGCCCGATACGATAGAATTCGACGAGGATTCGTTATATATCGGGTGGAAAGACGGAGTTCTTTCGAAATATTCCTTACTGGATCTTCGTAAACGTTGTCCCTGCGTGGTCTGTAGAGGAGGGCATGGAGGAAAAGTCGGTGCGGCGACCGGAACGATCCGGGAAGCAAAGCTACTTTCATTTTCCAAAGTCGGTCGATACGCTATCAATCTGGTTTGGGGAGATTATCATAATACCGGAATTTACAGTTTCGACTCTTTGCGGTTACTCTGGGAAGGGCAGGAGGCAGAAGACTGA
- the fliR gene encoding flagellar biosynthetic protein FliR, whose protein sequence is MEYFVGNFQVFLLILARIVGLLSVAPVFSFVSITFAQRISLGFLIAVILFPVSAGFVPPIPGNMMDYGLVAIGEVLIGILMGFLISLVFASFQMAGEFFNVQLGFGYAEILDPISQTSLPVISTLKNMLGMLLFLTLGAYRFLFESLAYSFEKIQILKLVPEIQDGLYRAMEGAVGAMFLVAFKISLPVLGVLFLVTVSEALMGKAAPQLNILQLSFPIKIAIGLIVLILIVPFIVSQMDSAFQLSFEKVNLLLREWPTL, encoded by the coding sequence ATGGAGTATTTCGTCGGTAATTTTCAAGTGTTTCTCCTGATTCTTGCTAGGATTGTGGGACTCTTGTCGGTTGCTCCCGTATTCTCATTCGTATCGATCACGTTTGCACAAAGAATTTCATTAGGTTTTCTGATAGCGGTAATCCTTTTTCCAGTATCGGCGGGTTTTGTCCCTCCGATTCCCGGAAACATGATGGATTACGGTTTGGTCGCGATCGGCGAGGTTCTGATCGGAATTTTAATGGGATTTTTAATAAGTCTCGTTTTTGCCTCGTTTCAGATGGCCGGAGAATTTTTCAACGTGCAGCTCGGTTTCGGCTACGCGGAGATTTTGGATCCGATTTCCCAGACGAGCCTTCCGGTTATCAGTACTCTAAAAAATATGCTCGGGATGCTGCTGTTTTTAACTTTAGGCGCCTATCGTTTCTTGTTCGAAAGTCTTGCGTATTCGTTCGAAAAAATTCAGATCCTAAAGCTCGTCCCCGAAATTCAAGACGGTTTGTATCGAGCAATGGAGGGTGCCGTCGGAGCGATGTTTCTCGTCGCGTTTAAGATCTCCCTTCCCGTTCTCGGCGTTCTCTTTCTTGTCACCGTTTCGGAGGCCTTAATGGGAAAAGCGGCGCCTCAATTAAATATTTTGCAACTGAGTTTTCCGATTAAGATCGCAATCGGCCTGATCGTGCTGATTTTGATCGTTCCCTTTATAGTTTCGCAAATGGATTCCGCATTTCAGCTTTCCTTCGAAAAAGTGAATCTTTTGCTCAGGGAATGGCCGACTTTATGA
- the fliQ gene encoding flagellar biosynthesis protein FliQ codes for MTEVDAITLIRDALFVTLKLSSPILLTAMVVGLIIGILQTTTSIQEPTIAFVPKLLSIFVVIVIFAGWMLQTATDYTRDLFLMIEKF; via the coding sequence ATGACCGAAGTCGATGCGATTACACTGATCCGAGACGCGCTGTTCGTCACATTAAAGCTTTCTTCGCCGATCCTTTTGACCGCGATGGTAGTGGGCTTGATCATCGGAATTCTGCAGACAACGACTTCCATCCAGGAACCGACGATCGCCTTTGTTCCCAAACTTCTCTCCATTTTCGTCGTAATCGTCATTTTTGCGGGATGGATGCTTCAAACGGCTACCGATTACACGAGAGATCTGTTTTTAATGATAGAGAAATTTTAG
- a CDS encoding LIC_11366 family protein — translation MPGSCKDFPNRTKSPLLFKSEMQSNSTSRGFYFLLVGFLLLPTLLYGEDAAIPKFKELPEERQAPPEGNWEFGARFGAGMRGQNRFDHNLNGFSSTLDPRVPSETRERNDRTMTQGEVLIRTRFAGNFKVGVLGGFHYFRNFGLTNITGDPFYTRLNFGMESLYFLAMVWQDGRVNRWLNWEAGFGGGYTKALWISRGYATNGKEYFQQDGNLSGTGIEFRLEGSLSTPVTNHISLSAGVFLSWINIASFDGSFNGSSSSIYIRQDGRVTPLTESANQTNILLSQQYSRKLDMQSAYGGIFFGVNYRL, via the coding sequence ATGCCGGGTTCCTGCAAGGATTTCCCGAATAGAACCAAATCACCACTCCTTTTTAAATCGGAAATGCAATCTAATTCAACCTCACGCGGTTTCTATTTTCTCTTGGTCGGTTTCTTATTGCTCCCCACTCTGCTGTACGGCGAGGACGCTGCGATTCCAAAATTCAAAGAACTCCCTGAGGAAAGGCAGGCGCCACCCGAAGGAAACTGGGAATTCGGGGCAAGATTCGGCGCGGGAATGAGAGGACAAAATCGATTCGATCATAACCTGAACGGTTTTTCTTCGACGTTAGACCCGCGGGTTCCTTCCGAAACTAGGGAAAGAAACGATCGCACGATGACTCAAGGCGAGGTTCTGATCCGAACCAGATTCGCGGGTAATTTCAAGGTAGGTGTGCTGGGCGGGTTTCATTACTTTAGAAATTTCGGACTCACGAATATTACCGGCGATCCCTTTTACACTCGTTTAAACTTCGGAATGGAAAGCTTATATTTTTTAGCGATGGTTTGGCAAGACGGGCGCGTGAACAGGTGGCTCAATTGGGAGGCCGGATTCGGCGGCGGATACACCAAGGCCCTATGGATTTCGAGAGGCTATGCGACCAACGGAAAGGAATACTTTCAGCAAGACGGAAACTTAAGCGGCACCGGTATCGAGTTTCGCTTAGAAGGTTCCCTATCCACTCCTGTCACGAATCATATATCCTTGAGCGCCGGCGTATTTCTGTCCTGGATTAACATCGCGTCTTTTGACGGTTCCTTCAACGGAAGTTCTTCCAGCATTTATATTCGACAAGACGGACGGGTCACTCCCTTAACCGAATCCGCAAATCAAACGAATATTCTACTCTCTCAACAATATTCCCGCAAATTAGATATGCAGTCGGCCTACGGCGGAATATTCTTCGGAGTCAATTATCGACTTTAA
- the flhB gene encoding flagellar biosynthesis protein FlhB, translating into MKSLWMQLISRFFSWRSENGGISELSFAVENFRIDLQLFAAEDEGRTQPGSERRRREEREKGNVPKSSEVPSAIVLLAGVVLMYIMGEYFFMKSYYLLRKYFFGIRSADSVSLEAVSTLMNNALWDITQLLLPLMGITVVAAIVGNVVQVGFLFAPRALAFNFSRIRPNFKKVLPNRQTLFNLGKSLAKVAIIGWVSYFIIEKDFFRILMLGHMGLEESVSLITFTAFKIFVVVGILLLAISVGDYFFQRYEYEESLKMTPSEAKREMKEQDGDPSLQARRRQMARDTIKKSRMLTEVPKADVVITNPTHFAVALEYKPSIHKAPIVIAKGVDDFALRIIRVAKSNGVPTVEDRPMARTLYDEVEIGQEVPARFYTALSVIFTKLESFRKAFRNAS; encoded by the coding sequence ATGAAATCCTTATGGATGCAGCTTATTTCCCGATTCTTTTCATGGAGATCCGAAAACGGAGGGATTTCCGAATTATCGTTTGCGGTCGAAAACTTTCGAATCGATCTGCAATTATTCGCCGCGGAGGACGAAGGTCGTACACAACCCGGTAGCGAGAGGCGGAGAAGAGAAGAACGGGAAAAAGGAAATGTCCCTAAGAGTTCCGAAGTTCCCTCTGCCATCGTTCTACTCGCGGGTGTGGTGCTCATGTACATTATGGGAGAATACTTTTTCATGAAGTCGTATTACCTACTTCGAAAGTATTTTTTCGGAATTAGATCGGCGGATTCGGTAAGCTTGGAAGCGGTTTCAACTCTTATGAATAACGCACTATGGGATATCACCCAATTACTTTTACCGTTAATGGGAATTACTGTCGTCGCGGCTATCGTAGGGAACGTGGTCCAGGTCGGATTCTTATTCGCGCCGAGGGCATTGGCGTTCAATTTCAGTCGGATTCGACCGAATTTCAAGAAGGTTCTTCCGAACCGACAAACCCTCTTCAACTTGGGAAAATCTTTGGCCAAGGTCGCAATCATAGGCTGGGTTTCCTACTTTATCATCGAGAAGGATTTCTTCCGGATTCTAATGCTAGGACATATGGGATTGGAAGAGTCGGTTTCTCTGATCACGTTTACTGCATTCAAAATATTTGTGGTGGTCGGGATTCTGTTATTGGCGATCAGCGTCGGGGATTATTTCTTCCAGCGATATGAATACGAAGAGTCGTTGAAAATGACTCCCTCCGAAGCCAAACGGGAAATGAAAGAACAGGACGGTGATCCGTCCTTACAGGCCCGTCGTCGTCAGATGGCCAGGGATACGATTAAGAAAAGTCGAATGCTTACCGAAGTTCCCAAGGCGGACGTCGTCATAACCAATCCGACCCATTTTGCCGTGGCCCTGGAATATAAGCCGTCCATTCATAAGGCTCCGATCGTGATCGCAAAAGGTGTCGACGATTTTGCTCTTCGGATCATTCGAGTCGCAAAATCAAACGGAGTCCCGACGGTCGAGGACCGTCCGATGGCCAGAACCCTGTACGACGAAGTGGAGATCGGACAGGAAGTTCCGGCTCGTTTCTATACCGCACTCAGCGTGATCTTTACAAAACTCGAATCCTTCAGGAAAGCGTTCCGTAACGCATCGTAG
- a CDS encoding FliO/MopB family protein yields the protein MNGRILFYKFPLLRFGSLVFAIGVFCVLSGSFNIHAQTTDREAMDELLKKELKGDAPKSDAAETSEKKSAETGKETGTSPAVNPVEERYKPVSDGPGLGGILFRIVLVLGILCGGVYWILKTIAASRDAKLPVRDEMNLLSSLLLGPNKQLQIVEVTGQIFVLGVADSGISLISEITDPETKSRLKRMKDEFQPPEGGFLVSVLSQLKDLNTKISGTSTAEETLLKPQPGARKEKQKKLKQKLDEIKRERNNLENGLFDVN from the coding sequence ATGAACGGAAGGATTCTTTTTTACAAATTTCCTCTTCTCCGCTTCGGCTCCCTCGTTTTTGCGATCGGAGTCTTTTGCGTTTTATCGGGGTCGTTTAACATTCATGCTCAGACGACCGATCGGGAGGCGATGGATGAACTCCTAAAGAAAGAACTAAAAGGAGACGCGCCTAAATCCGATGCCGCCGAAACTTCGGAAAAGAAGTCCGCAGAAACGGGAAAGGAAACAGGGACCTCGCCGGCAGTCAATCCGGTGGAGGAACGGTACAAACCGGTCTCGGATGGGCCTGGTCTAGGCGGCATTCTATTTAGAATCGTATTGGTTCTGGGAATCTTATGCGGTGGCGTATACTGGATTTTAAAAACGATAGCGGCATCCCGTGATGCAAAATTGCCCGTACGGGACGAGATGAATTTACTAAGCAGTCTCTTATTAGGGCCGAATAAGCAACTGCAGATAGTGGAAGTAACGGGGCAGATTTTCGTATTAGGTGTCGCCGATAGTGGAATCAGTTTGATTTCGGAAATAACGGATCCCGAAACAAAATCCCGACTAAAACGAATGAAGGATGAGTTCCAGCCTCCGGAAGGCGGTTTCTTAGTTTCCGTCTTGTCTCAGTTGAAGGATCTGAACACCAAAATCAGCGGAACCTCTACAGCGGAGGAAACTCTACTAAAGCCGCAACCTGGAGCTAGGAAAGAAAAGCAGAAAAAGTTGAAACAAAAATTGGACGAGATCAAACGAGAGCGGAATAACCTGGAAAACGGGTTATTTGATGTGAATTAA